The proteins below come from a single Deinococcus aestuarii genomic window:
- a CDS encoding ImmA/IrrE family metallo-endopeptidase, with protein MRSPAQVIKQAHRLLAEMDVNGPPTPVVACVAHAKLSIEGRFSLGQLPPGEYRALIDDEVFHLAIEHTSGLLDRTNSRIYLKAGMVPGRRNFVTLHEVGHGWLPWQRLHPTHPDGEQNLDPDTRAREEWEANVFAAETLFQLDWFEREARDLPFELQSAMALANRFEASVHASLRRFVERHDQRAVLLVVERYPVVRPAGARHRVVAVHWSGPFRQRYRQWKKPRWLPTALFAPLRTKNVAVHFEGELPLDTGNEVVSMALQGFRNEHHILLLGRPRDGQRLPRRMARSIMHTR; from the coding sequence TTGCGCAGCCCCGCCCAGGTCATCAAACAGGCCCACCGACTTCTCGCCGAGATGGACGTGAATGGGCCGCCCACCCCCGTCGTGGCCTGTGTGGCTCACGCCAAACTGTCCATCGAGGGCCGTTTCTCGCTCGGCCAGTTGCCTCCCGGCGAGTACCGGGCGCTGATCGACGACGAGGTGTTTCACCTGGCCATCGAACACACGTCCGGCCTGCTGGACCGCACGAACAGCCGAATCTACCTGAAGGCGGGGATGGTTCCCGGCCGACGTAACTTCGTCACGCTCCACGAGGTCGGTCACGGCTGGCTCCCCTGGCAGCGCCTGCACCCCACGCACCCGGATGGGGAGCAGAACCTCGACCCCGACACCCGGGCGCGGGAGGAGTGGGAGGCCAACGTCTTTGCCGCCGAGACCCTGTTTCAACTTGACTGGTTCGAACGCGAGGCCCGCGACCTGCCCTTCGAGTTGCAGAGCGCGATGGCGCTCGCGAACCGTTTTGAGGCCTCGGTGCACGCTTCACTGCGCCGGTTCGTCGAGCGGCACGACCAGCGGGCCGTCCTTCTGGTGGTGGAACGATACCCGGTTGTTCGTCCTGCCGGCGCCCGGCACAGGGTGGTGGCGGTCCACTGGTCCGGGCCGTTCCGGCAGCGGTACCGCCAGTGGAAGAAACCCCGGTGGCTGCCCACCGCCCTGTTCGCCCCCCTCCGCACCAAGAACGTCGCCGTGCACTTCGAGGGCGAACTTCCGCTCGACACCGGCAACGAGGTCGTCTCCATGGCACTGCAGGGCTTTCGCAATGAACACCACATCCTGCTTCTCGGGCGCCCCCGCGACGGACAACGTCTGCCCCGCCGCATGGCGCGGTCCATCATGCACACCCGTTGA
- a CDS encoding metallophosphoesterase family protein: MDPIRIIHIADLHLGFTGPPTLLVSEGEQAGRPVREVDVERAAAWMADTIPRLTPAIDLVLVAGDLFHRSTPLPRAVASAAHLVARLRGVGIDVVIIDGNHDTPSRVTQGSPTAFLEALGSWVVSGQPRQIRGDDWSNARLRSHVVVHAVPASTDPGDDGVQPEPGHVNILLAHGRHDGTSEANSGRRGATISSDLLRRGWTYAALGDCHAHGERPLTDVPAYYAGSAEALTFGEAPEHPARSGDPYASGGMLLVTAASAADVAVTSLPYPGRRAVVRLGEVDGEHLSGDQLLDELDARTSAVPDGAVASVKVRRCPPHLRASVNMTRLKGLQARCLLLDVEWEVVDPEVLQSEVPASPGRLEDQWSAYLDDHAHPGEDVAWLLERGGALLQQARDSGLHAEEEL, encoded by the coding sequence ATGGACCCCATCCGCATCATCCACATCGCCGACCTGCACCTGGGCTTCACCGGCCCCCCTACCCTGCTCGTGAGCGAGGGAGAGCAGGCCGGACGGCCCGTGCGGGAGGTGGATGTCGAGCGGGCCGCTGCCTGGATGGCCGACACCATCCCTCGCCTGACGCCCGCCATCGACCTGGTCCTCGTGGCAGGTGATCTGTTCCACCGGTCAACTCCCCTCCCGCGCGCCGTCGCGTCCGCCGCCCACCTCGTGGCCCGGCTCCGCGGGGTCGGCATTGACGTCGTGATCATCGACGGCAACCACGACACGCCCAGCCGCGTCACCCAGGGCAGCCCCACGGCTTTCCTGGAAGCCCTGGGGTCGTGGGTGGTATCCGGGCAGCCACGGCAGATTCGGGGTGACGACTGGAGTAATGCTCGCCTCCGGTCCCACGTCGTCGTGCACGCCGTTCCTGCCAGTACAGACCCGGGCGACGACGGCGTCCAACCGGAGCCGGGCCACGTGAACATTCTGCTCGCTCACGGCCGCCACGATGGAACTTCAGAGGCCAACTCTGGCCGCAGGGGCGCCACGATCAGCAGCGACCTGCTGCGGCGCGGGTGGACCTACGCGGCGCTCGGCGACTGCCATGCCCACGGTGAGCGTCCGCTCACAGACGTCCCGGCGTACTACGCGGGCAGCGCGGAGGCCCTGACCTTCGGCGAGGCGCCCGAGCACCCCGCCCGGTCCGGGGACCCGTACGCCTCGGGCGGGATGCTGCTCGTCACGGCCGCGTCGGCGGCCGACGTGGCTGTGACGAGCCTCCCCTACCCGGGCCGACGCGCCGTCGTCCGGCTCGGGGAGGTGGACGGTGAGCACCTGAGCGGCGACCAGCTGCTCGACGAGCTGGACGCGCGCACGTCGGCCGTCCCCGACGGCGCGGTCGCCTCGGTCAAGGTGCGGCGCTGCCCGCCACACCTGCGCGCCTCGGTGAACATGACCCGCCTCAAGGGCCTCCAGGCCCGTTGCCTGCTGCTGGACGTGGAATGGGAGGTCGTCGATCCGGAAGTGCTGCAGAGCGAGGTGCCCGCGAGCCCGGGCCGGCTGGAGGACCAGTGGAGCGCCTACCTCGACGATCACGCGCACCCCGGGGAGGACGTGGCCTGGCTCCTCGAGCGGGGCGGCGCCCTGCTCCAACAGGCACGGGACAGCGGTCTTCATGCGGAAGAGGAGCTGTAG
- a CDS encoding AAA family ATPase, with translation MFEVSVENYRRYRDRTTVRFRPGLTVISGENGAGKSTLTEAILHALFGAKSGENPQADGSQQPYQVNFNFQGQGFVLDVHVRGNHHQVDVNGTRLVRFGSGSLKSARQVLGQHLGRLDRKRFALVYFAVQGETQVLVSLAPGQRKALLEDVLQLDVVKAAVNLQKAAVDAQIGEVQSKVQGAAHAAAQHGVGGELDQRAAALRRSTSPHTRQENLGAFMRALDQAIASHDERRAAKADALDAAQTDLAFAKAHEENCQKTCRDLEGQDRALDVVRLEKASAAGAVQAARATVQEIERTVAGRLAALDAARAAEPLARQYEAATRRVEHLTAERLQHAEERAVARRLAEATGAVVQAVSEFEQYDGLDAALAAGKQALAQAEQHCETFGDDPHSARLGQLEQRLDTLEAMKADQKSALLALGRTDEPQRCPTCGEALSREAVARLRATIEEWLQSTYPGESEQLRREREVVVAKQQHWASERKAAVAQRKAVQGQCQANEIRNARRASALEAHQAALELERDARVACLDRGIELPFDEALGDDLERRWTVVREEAERCEAAHASFAQVATLLTQWREDSNRLDVARCDVVDLERRESAVRYDGSEHEAVLHHLSEARLASQQAAKRGAEAEGAVTQAEEALASADAAAAQLALARRDVEREYDVLVREERLHVHLGKFQEHFFNVNTAQVMRRATELMRQATRQAIRALELDGDGKLFYWDQFLARHTANRLSGGEQALAGLCIRLALAERAQAISSDGRVRFLVLDEVLGSLDDERRRQVQSIFDAVLASGTFDYIVMITHLDEVKNNWAAHRIEIIHDPVTGTSRATTLPSTS, from the coding sequence GTGTTTGAAGTGTCGGTCGAGAATTACAGGCGCTACCGTGACCGGACCACGGTCCGTTTCCGTCCCGGGCTGACGGTGATCTCCGGCGAGAACGGCGCGGGCAAGAGCACGTTGACCGAGGCGATCCTCCACGCCCTGTTCGGCGCGAAATCAGGCGAGAATCCCCAGGCGGACGGCAGCCAGCAACCCTATCAGGTGAACTTCAATTTCCAGGGCCAGGGCTTTGTGCTGGACGTCCACGTGCGAGGTAATCACCACCAGGTGGACGTGAATGGCACCCGTCTCGTGCGCTTCGGCAGCGGCAGCCTCAAGTCCGCCCGGCAGGTGCTCGGGCAGCACCTCGGCAGGCTGGATCGCAAACGCTTCGCATTGGTGTACTTTGCCGTCCAAGGCGAGACCCAGGTTCTCGTCAGTCTTGCTCCGGGCCAGCGCAAGGCCCTGTTGGAGGACGTGCTGCAACTGGACGTCGTGAAGGCGGCAGTCAATCTGCAGAAGGCCGCGGTGGACGCGCAAATCGGCGAAGTCCAGTCCAAGGTGCAGGGGGCTGCTCACGCGGCGGCGCAGCACGGCGTCGGGGGGGAGCTAGACCAACGTGCCGCCGCACTCCGACGGTCGACCAGTCCGCACACGAGGCAGGAGAACCTGGGGGCCTTTATGCGTGCCCTTGACCAGGCCATCGCGTCGCACGACGAGCGACGCGCGGCGAAGGCAGATGCGTTGGACGCCGCGCAAACTGATCTCGCCTTCGCCAAAGCGCACGAGGAGAATTGCCAGAAAACCTGCCGAGACCTTGAGGGCCAGGACAGGGCCCTCGATGTCGTCAGGCTCGAGAAAGCCAGCGCCGCCGGCGCCGTGCAAGCAGCACGCGCCACAGTCCAGGAAATTGAGCGCACGGTGGCCGGGCGCCTCGCCGCCCTCGACGCAGCGAGGGCAGCCGAACCGCTGGCCAGGCAATACGAGGCGGCAACGCGTCGGGTCGAGCACCTGACCGCCGAGAGGCTCCAGCACGCCGAGGAACGGGCGGTGGCCAGGCGCCTCGCGGAGGCGACGGGTGCCGTCGTGCAAGCTGTGTCGGAGTTCGAGCAGTACGACGGGCTGGACGCGGCCCTGGCGGCCGGCAAGCAGGCGCTTGCTCAAGCCGAGCAGCACTGCGAAACGTTCGGGGACGATCCCCATTCTGCGCGCCTCGGCCAGCTCGAGCAGCGCCTCGACACGCTGGAAGCGATGAAGGCCGACCAAAAGTCAGCCCTCCTGGCGTTGGGTCGCACGGATGAACCGCAGCGCTGCCCGACGTGTGGTGAAGCCCTCAGCAGGGAAGCGGTGGCCCGGCTCCGGGCGACCATCGAGGAGTGGCTGCAGTCCACGTACCCCGGGGAGTCCGAGCAACTGCGGCGCGAGCGGGAAGTGGTGGTCGCAAAACAGCAGCACTGGGCGAGCGAGCGCAAGGCGGCGGTGGCCCAGCGAAAGGCCGTTCAGGGGCAGTGCCAAGCCAACGAGATTCGAAATGCACGGCGGGCTTCCGCCCTCGAAGCACACCAGGCGGCCCTGGAGCTTGAGCGCGACGCTCGGGTGGCCTGCCTGGACCGGGGAATCGAACTTCCTTTCGATGAGGCTTTGGGGGATGACCTCGAACGGCGGTGGACGGTGGTCCGGGAAGAGGCGGAACGGTGCGAGGCTGCCCACGCCTCGTTCGCGCAGGTCGCCACCTTGCTCACCCAGTGGCGGGAGGACAGCAATCGCCTCGACGTGGCGCGGTGTGACGTCGTTGACCTCGAACGGCGAGAGTCAGCCGTGAGGTACGACGGCTCGGAGCACGAGGCTGTGCTGCACCACCTGAGCGAGGCCAGGCTGGCCTCGCAGCAAGCCGCGAAGCGCGGGGCCGAGGCCGAGGGCGCAGTCACCCAGGCTGAGGAGGCGCTGGCGTCGGCTGACGCCGCGGCCGCTCAGTTGGCGCTGGCACGACGGGACGTCGAACGGGAGTACGACGTCCTGGTCCGCGAGGAGCGGCTGCACGTGCACCTGGGCAAGTTTCAGGAGCACTTCTTCAACGTCAACACCGCGCAGGTGATGAGGCGGGCGACCGAGCTGATGCGGCAGGCGACCCGCCAGGCCATCCGCGCCTTGGAACTCGATGGCGACGGCAAGCTGTTCTACTGGGACCAGTTCCTCGCGCGCCACACGGCCAACCGGTTGTCTGGGGGCGAGCAGGCATTGGCGGGGCTGTGCATCCGGCTGGCGCTGGCCGAGCGGGCCCAGGCGATCTCAAGTGATGGGCGCGTCCGGTTCCTGGTGCTCGACGAGGTGCTCGGCAGCCTGGACGATGAACGTCGCCGGCAGGTGCAGTCCATCTTCGACGCGGTGCTCGCCAGCGGTACCTTCGACTACATCGTGATGATCACGCACCTTGACGAGGTCAAGAACAACTGGGCGGCCCACCGCATCGAGATCATCCACGATCCGGTCACCGGGACCAGCAGGGCCACGACGTTGCCGTCCACCTCCTGA
- a CDS encoding GGDEF domain-containing protein — protein MRAALRHLLQLGLPRLLLGVALPAALGGAALAGPGLTSPVYLGLLAAAVVCTLLALAGPPRLRARLLGALPLAHTLLLLAGWLASLYLLPAHPASPRLGLALVAATTLLPASFFWLHPRTATWRAGVALGGLLLAMLPHAVGTLGQPGPLDGLTLPLTLLLAPGALALVLRSAHDQLAQARAQAQALEELAHRDPLTGLPNRRALERGLAQAVQGADEGVLLALIDVDGLKGVNDTLGHAAGDDLLRRFGTGFAGGDPGRASRLGGDEFALLLQGSELEAAGRLVTGVVRQVRGRYPSAGASVGVACWQPGEAAGAWLSRADRRMYRHKARTRGEGPLPR, from the coding sequence ATGCGCGCTGCCCTTCGCCACCTGCTCCAGCTTGGGCTCCCCAGGCTGCTGCTTGGGGTGGCCCTGCCCGCGGCCCTGGGGGGCGCCGCCCTGGCTGGCCCGGGGCTCACCTCGCCGGTGTACCTCGGCCTCCTGGCCGCCGCTGTGGTCTGCACCCTGCTGGCCCTCGCCGGTCCCCCGCGGCTGCGCGCCCGCCTGCTCGGGGCGCTGCCCCTGGCGCACACGCTGCTCCTGCTGGCCGGGTGGCTGGCCTCCCTGTACCTGCTGCCCGCCCATCCCGCCTCGCCGCGGCTGGGCCTGGCCCTCGTGGCGGCCACCACGCTCCTCCCCGCCAGCTTCTTCTGGCTGCACCCGCGCACCGCGACGTGGCGGGCCGGGGTGGCGCTGGGCGGCCTCCTGCTGGCAATGCTGCCGCACGCCGTGGGGACGCTCGGCCAGCCCGGCCCCCTCGACGGGCTGACCCTACCGCTCACCCTGCTGCTCGCGCCGGGGGCGCTGGCCCTGGTGCTGCGGTCGGCGCACGACCAGCTCGCACAGGCCCGGGCACAGGCGCAGGCGCTCGAGGAGCTGGCCCACCGCGATCCACTGACTGGGCTACCCAACCGGCGGGCGCTGGAGCGCGGCCTCGCTCAGGCCGTGCAGGGGGCGGACGAGGGGGTGCTCCTGGCGCTCATCGACGTGGACGGGCTCAAGGGGGTCAACGACACGCTGGGGCACGCGGCGGGCGACGACCTGCTGCGCCGCTTTGGAACGGGCTTTGCCGGGGGCGACCCCGGCCGCGCCTCCCGGCTCGGCGGCGACGAGTTCGCGCTGCTGCTCCAAGGTTCGGAGCTGGAAGCGGCCGGGAGGCTGGTCACGGGGGTGGTCCGGCAGGTGCGCGGGCGGTACCCATCCGCCGGAGCGAGCGTGGGGGTGGCATGCTGGCAGCCGGGGGAGGCGGCGGGCGCCTGGCTGTCGCGAGCTGACCGGAGGATGTACCGCCACAAGGCGCGCACCCGGGGGGAGGGGCCTCTGCCGCGGTAG
- a CDS encoding ParB/RepB/Spo0J family partition protein, which yields MTRRKLSSGMQAALQRTQAVHQEIQSLQRERAPVQYLHVDELRPSRFQARMDFTGLDSLARDIEQHGVLVPLLARPVEGGAELMAGERRWRASRLAAATVPERAYVPVMVREATDEEARLFGLRENLEREDLNGYEVASAALELAALGLTTTAQDVRARLTRRSGVEPEVEAALQDALTVLGRDLTRLSFTKHYLPLLDLPDALREAIRRGASYNAVRLLRRATPDQQAEWLPRIESGEWGVRDVEAALQGARAGATVPPSGAAPTLAEETRRVFRLASPRRIERLDAGRQKRLQKLLREVEALLQNGGE from the coding sequence ATGACGCGGCGCAAGCTGTCGTCAGGGATGCAGGCGGCCCTCCAGCGCACGCAGGCCGTCCATCAGGAGATTCAGAGTCTCCAGCGGGAACGCGCGCCGGTGCAGTACCTGCACGTCGACGAGTTGCGTCCCTCGCGTTTCCAGGCCCGCATGGACTTCACCGGGCTGGACAGCCTGGCGCGGGACATCGAACAGCATGGGGTGCTGGTGCCGCTGCTCGCCCGCCCGGTCGAGGGCGGCGCCGAACTGATGGCCGGGGAGCGGCGCTGGCGGGCCTCCCGCCTGGCGGCCGCCACTGTGCCCGAGCGGGCCTACGTGCCGGTCATGGTCCGGGAGGCCACGGACGAGGAGGCCCGGCTGTTCGGACTGCGCGAGAACCTGGAGCGCGAGGATCTCAACGGCTACGAGGTGGCGAGCGCCGCCCTGGAACTGGCCGCGCTGGGGCTGACCACCACGGCCCAGGACGTGCGCGCCCGCCTCACCCGCCGCAGCGGGGTGGAGCCCGAGGTGGAGGCCGCACTTCAGGATGCCCTGACGGTCCTGGGGCGGGACCTGACCCGGCTGAGCTTCACGAAGCACTACCTGCCGCTGCTGGACCTGCCGGACGCGCTGCGCGAGGCGATCCGGCGCGGCGCGTCCTACAACGCGGTGCGCCTGCTGCGCCGGGCCACGCCGGACCAGCAGGCCGAGTGGCTGCCCCGGATCGAGTCGGGGGAGTGGGGGGTGCGGGACGTCGAGGCGGCCCTGCAGGGGGCCCGGGCGGGCGCCACGGTGCCCCCCTCGGGCGCGGCCCCTACCCTCGCCGAGGAGACGCGCCGGGTCTTCCGGCTGGCCTCGCCCCGCCGCATCGAGCGCCTGGACGCCGGACGGCAAAAGCGGCTCCAGAAGCTGCTGAGGGAAGTTGAGGCTTTGCTCCAGAACGGGGGAGAGTGA
- a CDS encoding type II toxin-antitoxin system prevent-host-death family antitoxin — protein MTKKGKVVPISEAQMQLGQQVKGLRPGEPVVLQRHGKPVAGLVSVEDLQNLQRAERGTSVLMAFNHAGGAAKTSTIRDLGYELAQLGYRVLLLDIDPQANLTNWLGVLDAPVERSLQPVLEDYAPLPEPYPVHGMDLIPSHLSLARTDARLPGYTNAEGRLRAAIEQVRGQGTYDFVLIDPPPSLGKLTANAANAADWVIVPVPARYKGIVALEGLREMLGEYTRTNPGLRVAMYLVTQMENTAHSKESHEVFQQVLGDQLAGPLTYRPAMYNRCQPEGQPIGVNAPDSDARREIQGVVAALLQRIGRKAE, from the coding sequence ATGACCAAAAAAGGCAAGGTGGTCCCGATCAGCGAGGCCCAGATGCAGCTGGGGCAGCAGGTCAAGGGCCTGCGCCCGGGAGAGCCGGTAGTGCTCCAGCGGCACGGCAAGCCGGTCGCGGGCCTGGTGTCGGTCGAGGACCTCCAGAACCTCCAGCGCGCCGAGCGGGGCACCTCGGTGCTGATGGCCTTCAACCACGCGGGGGGCGCGGCGAAGACCTCTACCATCCGCGATCTGGGCTACGAACTCGCGCAGCTCGGGTACCGGGTGCTGCTGCTGGACATCGATCCGCAGGCGAACCTCACCAACTGGCTGGGCGTGCTCGACGCGCCGGTTGAGCGCAGCCTGCAACCCGTGCTGGAGGACTACGCGCCGCTGCCCGAGCCCTACCCCGTGCACGGCATGGACCTGATCCCCAGCCACCTCAGCCTGGCACGCACCGACGCCCGACTCCCAGGCTACACGAACGCGGAGGGGCGGCTGCGCGCGGCTATCGAGCAGGTCCGCGGGCAGGGCACCTACGACTTCGTGCTGATCGACCCACCGCCCAGCCTGGGCAAGCTGACCGCGAACGCCGCGAACGCCGCCGACTGGGTGATCGTGCCGGTGCCCGCGCGCTACAAGGGGATCGTCGCCCTCGAGGGCTTGCGCGAGATGCTGGGCGAGTACACGCGCACGAACCCGGGGCTGCGGGTCGCCATGTACCTCGTGACGCAGATGGAGAACACCGCGCACAGCAAGGAGAGCCACGAGGTCTTCCAGCAGGTGCTGGGCGATCAGCTCGCCGGGCCACTCACCTACCGACCCGCCATGTACAACCGCTGCCAGCCGGAGGGCCAGCCCATCGGCGTGAACGCGCCGGACTCCGACGCGCGGCGGGAGATCCAGGGCGTCGTGGCGGCGCTGCTCCAGCGGATCGGGCGGAAGGCCGAATGA
- a CDS encoding MDR family MFS transporter, with translation MWRHLHPNVRVRIVNSFLARMVGGAVFPFMAIYFTDHLGPALAGGLLAALVGVQFVAGLYGGGLADAWGRRRTLLAGEWLKLAAFLVLLAANVVTPLPWVTFAALALINVSSGLINPAAEAMLVDVSTPDTRTFMYAVNYWAINASLLIGTLLGGWLYRDHFPTLLAGLCLMSCLTLFLAWSRMTETLGGPRPTRQEVRQRMGLAPLARSYAQVVGDRPFLLFLVGFVLLMTVEFGRSNFIPVHLARFFPPQTALGVQLSGVQAMSVLTAVNTVMIVAFTVPVSTWVKGRDLTRLMAVGFALFAAGFAVLNASLSLPVLIAASILLSVGELLYVPTRQTLLADLVPEGRRGAYLAVSGQTFTVGKWLAALGVPLGASVGGTGMALVTLTLGALSILLSLAGLRGWGDGQTRAQPQPQAND, from the coding sequence ATGTGGCGCCACCTGCATCCCAACGTCCGTGTCCGTATCGTCAACTCGTTTCTCGCGCGGATGGTGGGCGGGGCCGTGTTTCCGTTCATGGCGATCTACTTCACCGACCACCTCGGCCCGGCGCTCGCAGGGGGTCTCCTCGCCGCCCTCGTCGGCGTGCAGTTCGTGGCGGGCCTGTACGGCGGGGGGCTGGCGGACGCCTGGGGTCGGCGCCGCACTCTGCTCGCCGGGGAATGGCTCAAGCTCGCCGCCTTCCTGGTGCTGCTGGCGGCCAACGTAGTGACGCCCCTGCCGTGGGTCACCTTCGCCGCGCTCGCCCTGATAAACGTGTCGAGCGGGCTGATCAACCCGGCGGCGGAGGCGATGCTGGTGGATGTCAGCACGCCGGATACGCGCACCTTCATGTACGCGGTGAACTACTGGGCGATCAACGCCAGCCTCCTGATCGGCACGCTGCTCGGCGGGTGGCTGTACCGGGACCACTTCCCCACCCTGCTCGCGGGCCTGTGCCTCATGTCGTGCCTCACGCTGTTCCTGGCCTGGTCACGCATGACTGAGACGCTCGGCGGCCCGCGCCCCACCCGCCAGGAGGTCCGGCAGCGGATGGGCCTGGCGCCCCTCGCTCGCAGCTACGCGCAGGTGGTGGGGGACCGGCCCTTCCTGCTCTTCCTGGTCGGCTTCGTCCTGCTGATGACGGTCGAATTTGGGCGGAGCAACTTCATCCCCGTCCATCTCGCCCGGTTCTTTCCTCCGCAGACGGCCCTCGGCGTACAGCTTTCCGGCGTGCAGGCGATGAGCGTCCTGACGGCGGTCAACACAGTGATGATCGTGGCCTTCACCGTGCCGGTTAGTACCTGGGTCAAGGGGCGCGACCTAACCCGGCTGATGGCGGTGGGCTTCGCGCTCTTCGCAGCGGGATTCGCAGTGCTCAACGCCAGCTTGAGCCTGCCGGTCCTGATTGCGGCCAGCATCCTGCTGAGCGTGGGAGAACTGCTGTACGTGCCGACCCGGCAGACCCTGCTCGCAGACCTGGTGCCCGAGGGACGCCGGGGAGCGTACCTGGCCGTGAGCGGGCAGACCTTCACGGTGGGCAAGTGGCTCGCCGCGCTGGGCGTGCCGCTGGGGGCGAGCGTCGGCGGTACGGGCATGGCCCTGGTCACCCTGACGCTCGGGGCGCTGAGCATCCTCCTGAGCCTCGCGGGGCTGCGGGGGTGGGGTGACGGGCAGACGAGAGCCCAGCCGCAACCCCAGGCCAACGATTGA
- a CDS encoding ABC transporter substrate-binding protein produces the protein MTPFPDWPYLELRAALHEREDGHPSHAVTLDDLTRWWSCSPKTAKRHLARLQGEGRLGYMPGRGRGNTSRLSFTGDLQAELAALTEHLARAGDAGSLARLSRLPFPRAWVLTEATRGVFGLSGTPAGVDRLRTVLTRDLTSLNPLHASATAEAHLLAQVLDPLTRFDPETQTLQPHLAHYWSLSPDGLSWTFHLRKGVAFHHGRTLDAGDVVFTLKRVQKGASWFLPNLTAVEAVGPFTVRLHLTRPDAFLPRRLADTQALILPRDVPFDETCPVGTGAFRWTGLEGGFRLTAFDAHFAGRPLIDEVELYRVGAPHHGGHYQVDGAPPASVDEWQAEVGVQFLIWNGERPAAGNAALRAAVYELHDVAAFWRETGREDPLVPATSFFPRRSALQPTRHRCEDRAAALLREAAYSGPPLRFWVLDLPDPVAEGEWLVARAARHGLPLELHRYPLTATPDRTDDADLVLLAEVAGADEHLSFWTAMRQPELLFRRLLPREVLAEVDRALDGYRTARSFEAYEAILDRVEALLTGGHHVNLTHHRVKRRAVHPLIRDVHPDVYGRINLKKLWIGERSVTAPTSCPPGP, from the coding sequence ATGACCCCTTTTCCCGACTGGCCGTACCTGGAGTTGCGCGCGGCACTGCATGAGCGGGAGGACGGTCACCCGTCCCACGCCGTCACCCTGGACGACCTGACCCGCTGGTGGTCGTGCAGCCCCAAGACGGCCAAGCGGCACCTCGCGCGGCTCCAGGGGGAGGGAAGGCTGGGCTACATGCCGGGCCGGGGGCGGGGGAACACCTCGCGGCTGTCCTTCACGGGCGACCTGCAAGCGGAACTGGCGGCGTTGACGGAGCACCTGGCCCGGGCAGGGGACGCGGGAAGTCTCGCCCGGCTTTCCAGGCTGCCCTTCCCGCGCGCGTGGGTACTCACCGAGGCCACCCGGGGCGTCTTCGGGCTGAGCGGCACGCCCGCCGGGGTGGACCGCCTGCGCACGGTCCTGACCCGGGACCTCACCAGCCTCAACCCCCTGCACGCGAGCGCGACGGCCGAGGCGCACCTGCTCGCTCAGGTCCTCGATCCCCTGACCCGCTTCGACCCGGAAACGCAGACCCTCCAACCACATCTCGCCCACTACTGGAGCCTCTCGCCGGACGGGTTGAGCTGGACCTTTCACCTCCGCAAGGGCGTGGCCTTTCACCACGGGCGCACGCTGGACGCCGGGGACGTGGTGTTCACCCTGAAACGGGTACAGAAGGGGGCGTCCTGGTTCCTGCCCAACCTGACCGCGGTGGAGGCCGTTGGACCCTTCACCGTGCGGCTGCACCTAACCCGGCCCGACGCCTTCTTGCCCCGTCGCCTCGCGGACACCCAGGCGCTGATCCTGCCGCGCGACGTGCCCTTCGACGAGACGTGCCCGGTGGGGACCGGGGCCTTTCGCTGGACCGGGCTGGAGGGCGGCTTTCGCCTCACCGCCTTCGACGCGCATTTCGCGGGCCGTCCCCTCATCGACGAGGTGGAGCTGTACCGGGTGGGCGCGCCCCATCACGGCGGGCACTACCAGGTCGACGGAGCCCCACCCGCCTCAGTAGACGAGTGGCAGGCCGAGGTCGGGGTGCAGTTCCTGATCTGGAACGGGGAGCGCCCGGCGGCCGGGAACGCGGCCCTGCGCGCGGCGGTGTACGAGCTGCACGACGTGGCCGCCTTCTGGCGGGAGACGGGGCGCGAGGACCCCCTTGTGCCCGCGACGTCCTTCTTCCCGCGCCGAAGTGCTCTCCAGCCGACGCGCCACCGTTGTGAGGACCGAGCTGCCGCCCTGCTCCGGGAGGCCGCGTACAGCGGGCCGCCCCTGCGCTTCTGGGTCCTTGATCTGCCCGACCCGGTGGCGGAGGGCGAGTGGTTGGTCGCCCGCGCCGCGCGGCACGGTCTGCCCCTGGAACTTCACCGGTATCCCCTCACCGCGACGCCGGACCGGACGGACGATGCCGACCTCGTGCTGCTGGCTGAGGTGGCAGGGGCGGACGAGCACCTGTCCTTCTGGACGGCGATGCGGCAACCCGAGTTGCTGTTCCGCCGCCTGCTGCCCCGGGAGGTGCTCGCGGAGGTGGACCGGGCGCTGGACGGGTACCGCACCGCCCGGAGCTTCGAGGCGTACGAGGCGATCCTCGACCGGGTGGAAGCCCTCCTGACGGGCGGGCATCACGTCAACCTCACCCACCACCGGGTCAAGCGCCGCGCCGTGCATCCGCTGATCCGCGACGTGCATCCCGACGTGTACGGCCGCATCAACCTGAAAAAGCTCTGGATCGGGGAGCGTTCAGTCACGGCACCGACCTCGTGCCCACCCGGCCCCTGA